One window of the Haloarcula halobia genome contains the following:
- a CDS encoding molybdopterin-dependent oxidoreductase has translation MSNDVLETRGGRLLVSLAAGIAGLAGSYAVTGYAPAFVASPIERALARSMPGVVVSYAITYLGNLGQRLNLAVALLVAVVFVALAARAALLTGAATNNRLVPGVGTAAVTWAVAAALTGAFVLAAGPALAAAAVVVLAQVLDEASDRLSPVSAKRRRALTTIGAALGVSALGYTLGNRRPATAFGADAPTLEAPGADLADVEQQLAVAEASSFDVEGLDPLVSDRFYEVDINSIDPALDADEWSLTITGAVEQEVTLEYDDLREMDAENRFVTLRCVGEMLNGKKMDNALWTGVPVDQFLEQAGVQSDCECVMLRAADGYFEEFPLDALRGGLLAYGMNGAVLPRGHGYPVRALVPGHWGEVNVKWLTEIELLEREADGYWEKRGWHGTGPVKPVAKLHYDETLGNGRRRVGGHAYAGLRGVSRVEVSTDDGATWDRATLSDPLPGEDVWRQWQYTYDRPGDTHTVVVRMVDDSGTVQTDEIAGNFPSGPSGWVSKQFPE, from the coding sequence ATGTCGAACGACGTCCTCGAGACCCGGGGCGGCCGTCTGCTGGTCAGCCTCGCTGCCGGGATTGCCGGACTCGCCGGGTCGTACGCGGTCACGGGATACGCGCCGGCGTTCGTCGCCTCCCCCATCGAACGGGCGCTCGCCCGGTCGATGCCGGGCGTCGTCGTCTCGTACGCCATCACGTACCTTGGCAACCTCGGCCAGCGACTCAACCTCGCGGTGGCGCTGCTCGTGGCCGTCGTCTTCGTCGCGCTCGCCGCACGGGCGGCGCTGCTGACGGGCGCGGCAACGAACAACCGCCTCGTCCCGGGCGTCGGTACCGCCGCCGTCACGTGGGCGGTGGCGGCCGCACTGACCGGCGCGTTCGTCCTCGCGGCCGGGCCGGCCCTGGCGGCGGCGGCCGTCGTCGTCCTCGCCCAGGTGCTCGACGAGGCCAGCGACCGGCTCTCACCGGTGTCGGCAAAGCGCCGCCGCGCGCTGACGACCATCGGTGCGGCGCTGGGGGTGAGCGCGCTGGGTTACACGCTGGGGAACCGCCGACCCGCGACTGCCTTCGGGGCCGACGCGCCCACGCTCGAGGCCCCCGGCGCGGACCTCGCCGACGTCGAGCAGCAACTCGCAGTGGCCGAGGCCAGCTCCTTCGACGTCGAGGGACTCGACCCACTCGTCAGCGACCGGTTCTACGAGGTCGACATCAACTCCATCGACCCCGCCCTCGACGCCGACGAGTGGTCGCTGACCATCACCGGCGCCGTCGAGCAGGAGGTCACCCTCGAGTACGACGACCTCCGCGAGATGGACGCCGAGAACCGCTTCGTGACGCTGCGCTGTGTCGGCGAGATGCTCAACGGCAAGAAGATGGACAACGCGCTGTGGACCGGCGTCCCGGTCGACCAGTTCCTCGAGCAAGCGGGCGTCCAGAGCGACTGCGAGTGCGTGATGCTCCGGGCCGCCGACGGCTACTTCGAGGAGTTCCCGCTCGACGCCCTGCGTGGCGGCCTGCTCGCCTACGGGATGAACGGCGCCGTCCTCCCCCGAGGGCACGGCTACCCCGTCCGCGCGCTGGTGCCCGGCCACTGGGGCGAGGTCAACGTCAAGTGGCTCACCGAAATCGAACTGCTGGAACGCGAGGCCGACGGCTACTGGGAGAAACGCGGCTGGCACGGCACCGGCCCGGTCAAACCCGTCGCGAAGTTACACTACGACGAGACGCTGGGGAACGGCCGTCGCCGCGTCGGCGGCCACGCCTACGCCGGCCTTCGCGGGGTCTCCCGCGTCGAGGTCTCGACCGACGACGGCGCGACCTGGGACCGGGCGACGCTGTCGGACCCGCTGCCGGGCGAGGACGTCTGGCGCCAGTGGCAGTACACCTACGACCGTCCCGGGGACACCCACACGGTCGTCGTCCGGATGGTCGACGACAGCGGGACGGTCCAGACCGACGAGATCGCGGGCAACTTCCCCAGCGGCCCGTCCGGGTGGGTCTCGAAGCAGTTCCCGGAGTAG
- a CDS encoding HVO_2523 family zinc finger protein: MSDDAGGRPCPMCDRPMYHRHCKYVCPEHGVVYDCADTFY, from the coding sequence ATGAGCGATGACGCGGGGGGCCGGCCCTGTCCGATGTGCGACCGGCCGATGTACCACCGCCACTGCAAGTACGTCTGTCCGGAACACGGCGTGGTCTACGACTGCGCGGACACCTTCTACTGA
- a CDS encoding PAS domain S-box protein, whose translation MSSDPDGIDVLHVDDDPDFAALTAVQVHRVADDIAVTTESDPSAALDRVETGPFDCVVSDYDMPVMNGLELFEAVRSAAPDLPFVLFTRTGDVAGEAIEAGVTEFQRKRTGSDQFAVLANRVRRAVEHRRATDGLAATRRQVDQYETLVENVGDAMYVLDRSGEVRVANDAMASHLGTPKADIVGARPAAFMPEADVQRATDELQRLADDDERTWARFEMRTIDADGTATVNENKVAPLLDDEGRVVGSVGVIRDISERKAREEELERYETIVEAVGDPVYTLDADGRFTSVNEALCQMTGYDHDELIGEHIGRIMTEADVEAGESVIRDLLDGDSDHATLEMDVVTQAGDHVPSENHIALLPQADGEFTGSAGVVRDIAERKERERRLAEFASVVSHDLRSPLNVVQGRIELAQSSGDLQHLETAAEGAARMEELIEDLLLLARKGELVSETGPVDVEQAARAAWQHVDASAATLRVESTAVIEADAARLGEVFENLFRNCLEHCGDEVTVRVGSVEGTDGTVTGFYVADDGPGVPEAERDQVFERGYTTNSNGTGFGLAIVRDVVDAHDWTVDLRASAAGGARFDVTTTPADR comes from the coding sequence ATGAGTAGCGACCCGGACGGCATCGACGTCCTGCACGTCGACGACGACCCGGACTTCGCGGCGCTGACCGCGGTGCAGGTCCACCGCGTCGCGGACGACATCGCCGTCACCACCGAGTCGGACCCGTCCGCCGCCCTCGACCGGGTCGAGACGGGACCGTTCGACTGCGTCGTCAGCGACTACGACATGCCGGTGATGAACGGCCTCGAGCTGTTCGAGGCCGTCCGGTCGGCGGCCCCCGACCTGCCGTTCGTGCTCTTTACGAGGACCGGCGACGTCGCGGGCGAGGCCATCGAGGCCGGCGTCACCGAGTTCCAGCGAAAGCGGACCGGGAGCGACCAGTTCGCGGTGCTCGCCAACCGGGTCCGGCGGGCGGTCGAGCACCGGCGGGCGACCGACGGGCTCGCGGCGACCCGACGACAAGTCGACCAGTACGAGACGCTGGTCGAGAACGTCGGGGACGCGATGTACGTCCTCGACCGGTCGGGGGAGGTCCGGGTCGCGAACGACGCGATGGCGTCGCACCTGGGCACCCCGAAAGCCGACATCGTCGGCGCCAGACCGGCGGCGTTCATGCCCGAGGCCGACGTCCAGCGGGCGACGGACGAGCTCCAGCGACTCGCGGACGACGACGAGCGGACGTGGGCCCGCTTCGAGATGCGCACCATCGACGCCGACGGGACGGCGACGGTAAACGAGAACAAGGTCGCCCCGCTGCTGGACGACGAGGGGCGGGTCGTCGGCTCTGTCGGCGTCATCCGGGACATCAGCGAGCGGAAGGCACGCGAAGAAGAGCTCGAGCGGTACGAGACCATCGTCGAGGCGGTCGGTGACCCGGTGTATACACTCGACGCCGACGGCCGGTTCACCTCCGTCAACGAGGCGCTCTGTCAGATGACTGGCTACGACCACGACGAACTGATCGGCGAGCACATCGGCCGTATCATGACCGAGGCTGACGTCGAGGCCGGCGAGTCGGTCATCCGCGACCTGCTCGATGGCGACAGCGACCACGCGACCCTGGAGATGGACGTGGTGACCCAGGCCGGGGACCACGTCCCCAGCGAGAACCACATCGCCCTGCTTCCGCAGGCGGACGGCGAGTTCACCGGGTCGGCCGGCGTGGTGCGGGACATCGCCGAGCGCAAAGAACGGGAGCGACGGCTCGCCGAGTTCGCGTCGGTGGTCAGCCACGACCTGCGGAGTCCGCTCAACGTCGTCCAGGGGCGAATCGAACTCGCACAGTCCTCGGGTGACCTGCAACACCTCGAGACGGCCGCCGAGGGCGCCGCGCGGATGGAGGAGCTCATCGAGGACCTGCTGCTGCTCGCCCGGAAGGGTGAACTGGTCAGCGAGACGGGCCCGGTCGACGTCGAACAGGCCGCCCGGGCGGCCTGGCAGCACGTCGACGCGTCGGCGGCGACGCTCCGGGTCGAATCGACGGCCGTCATCGAGGCCGACGCGGCACGGCTCGGGGAGGTCTTCGAGAACCTGTTCCGCAACTGCCTCGAACACTGTGGCGACGAGGTGACGGTCCGGGTCGGTTCCGTCGAGGGAACCGACGGCACCGTGACCGGCTTCTACGTCGCCGACGACGGCCCCGGCGTCCCCGAGGCGGAACGCGACCAGGTCTTCGAGCGCGGCTACACGACCAACAGTAACGGGACGGGCTTTGGCCTCGCCATCGTCCGGGACGTCGTCGACGCACACGACTGGACGGTCGACCTCCGGGCGAGTGCGGCGGGCGGGGCGCGCTTCGACGTCACGACGACTCCGGCCGACCGGTGA
- a CDS encoding TVP38/TMEM64 family protein, whose amino-acid sequence MDRLAKRQVVGSAALVAVVAVATAILSPARVVTEVTHLADHPVYLAGVIVGLYLVRPLFAWPTMPLSAFVGFVLGFEYGFPVALMGALVTCLIPYRFARRAGEQGGMFGWLGDSGRQIIEVTGETRGVLAARLSPVPADPVSYGAGFAGVSTRSFVVGTFVGEIPWVAVEVLAGASMRSLSLSGLSIEALPQLVLLFGAMGLLVLAGPAYRHVTGRPESS is encoded by the coding sequence ATGGACCGTCTCGCGAAACGGCAGGTGGTCGGGTCCGCGGCCCTGGTTGCCGTCGTCGCTGTCGCGACGGCGATCCTCTCCCCGGCACGGGTCGTCACAGAGGTCACGCACCTCGCGGACCACCCGGTGTACCTGGCAGGGGTCATCGTCGGCCTGTACCTGGTCCGGCCGCTCTTTGCCTGGCCGACGATGCCGCTCTCGGCGTTCGTCGGGTTCGTCCTCGGGTTCGAGTACGGGTTCCCGGTGGCGCTGATGGGCGCGCTGGTCACCTGTCTCATCCCCTACCGGTTCGCCCGCCGGGCCGGCGAGCAGGGCGGGATGTTCGGGTGGCTCGGCGACTCGGGCCGCCAGATCATCGAGGTGACCGGCGAGACCCGTGGGGTGCTCGCCGCGCGCCTCTCGCCCGTACCGGCCGACCCAGTCTCCTACGGCGCCGGGTTCGCCGGCGTCTCGACGCGTTCGTTCGTGGTCGGTACCTTCGTGGGCGAGATTCCGTGGGTCGCCGTCGAGGTGCTCGCCGGGGCCTCGATGCGCTCGCTGTCGCTGTCTGGCCTCTCCATCGAGGCGCTCCCGCAGCTGGTCCTGCTCTTTGGCGCGATGGGACTGCTGGTGCTCGCCGGCCCGGCCTACCGCCACGTCACCGGTCGGCCGGAGTCGTCGTGA
- a CDS encoding DUF5830 family protein yields MPDADRDPVELGVELLAHLEHAELSVADAIDRIETVTTNPQVQREILDTAAMRGVIDREDGLVRPRSRGTYVNFDADVVVREGSFTCKRCGADIGTGHFVQLDGGELGAFGSTCIRKVLGRDDE; encoded by the coding sequence GTGCCCGACGCCGACCGCGACCCCGTCGAACTCGGGGTCGAACTGCTCGCCCACCTCGAGCACGCCGAGCTGTCGGTGGCCGACGCCATCGACCGCATCGAGACGGTGACGACGAACCCGCAGGTCCAGCGCGAGATTCTCGACACCGCCGCGATGCGCGGGGTCATCGACCGCGAGGACGGCCTCGTCAGGCCCCGCTCGCGGGGCACCTACGTGAACTTCGACGCCGACGTCGTGGTCCGCGAGGGGTCGTTCACCTGCAAGCGCTGCGGGGCCGACATCGGGACCGGCCACTTCGTGCAACTGGACGGCGGCGAACTCGGGGCCTTCGGCTCGACGTGTATCAGGAAAGTGCTCGGCCGGGACGACGAGTGA
- a CDS encoding DUF7115 domain-containing protein, with translation MDIPDLVRQELGDEAVRAGVKLGDDDVVCFTPTRALVYRGEGLLSDEKVTAYPLEFERLAISEGRRKTKFTLLYVDEKRELTVPLKRGDPVLERLLEGKLRAGGVVDADESVTGVFRFSELTLVVTEAQLLKHVGSATWDADFEQFSFADLTDLQFEEGSVATAIVIAFGERPERIKAPNEQAHAVRRALEDAVFAYHDVASLDELAAKVGPDEDEDGDAADGLGLESGIDPLVSDEPDEDEGEGAADADEVAVQPQSSTGATAESQSPATASATAEATPTRSTDGSDPDITALESQIAELTDAVERQNERIQRQEETIQQLIKELRQGR, from the coding sequence ATGGACATTCCGGACCTCGTCCGACAGGAGCTCGGGGACGAGGCTGTCCGGGCCGGCGTGAAACTCGGAGACGACGACGTCGTCTGTTTCACACCGACCCGGGCGCTCGTCTACCGTGGCGAGGGGTTGCTCAGCGACGAGAAAGTCACAGCCTATCCGCTGGAGTTCGAACGCCTCGCCATCTCGGAGGGCCGACGCAAGACCAAGTTCACGCTGCTGTACGTCGACGAGAAACGCGAACTGACCGTCCCACTCAAGCGCGGCGACCCGGTGCTCGAACGGCTGCTGGAGGGGAAACTCCGGGCCGGCGGCGTCGTCGACGCCGACGAGAGCGTCACCGGGGTCTTTCGCTTCAGCGAACTCACCCTCGTGGTCACCGAGGCGCAGCTGCTCAAACACGTCGGGAGCGCGACCTGGGACGCCGACTTCGAGCAGTTCTCCTTCGCGGACCTCACCGACCTCCAGTTCGAGGAGGGGAGCGTCGCGACGGCCATCGTCATCGCCTTCGGGGAGCGGCCGGAGCGCATCAAGGCGCCAAACGAGCAGGCCCACGCGGTCCGGCGGGCGCTCGAGGACGCCGTCTTCGCGTACCACGACGTCGCCTCGCTGGACGAGCTCGCAGCGAAGGTCGGTCCCGACGAGGACGAGGACGGTGACGCGGCCGACGGCCTGGGCCTCGAGAGCGGCATCGACCCGCTCGTCAGCGACGAGCCAGACGAGGACGAGGGCGAAGGGGCGGCCGACGCCGACGAGGTGGCCGTCCAGCCCCAGTCCTCGACCGGCGCCACGGCGGAGTCACAGTCCCCGGCGACGGCATCGGCCACCGCCGAGGCGACGCCGACGCGGTCGACCGACGGGTCCGACCCGGACATCACGGCGCTCGAATCCCAGATCGCCGAGCTGACCGACGCCGTCGAGCGACAGAACGAGCGGATTCAGCGCCAGGAAGAGACGATACAGCAGCTCATCAAAGAGCTCCGCCAGGGCCGCTGA
- the dapA gene encoding 4-hydroxy-tetrahydrodipicolinate synthase, with protein sequence MSSLANGVIPPIPTPFDDTDDVDYDALADVIDHVESGGVSGFAPVGTTGERSTLAPDEHRDVIEFAVEEASTNVIAGTGSPSTWETIELTRHAEEVGADGALVLGPYYSRPSEDDTVAHYRAVANAVDLPLVIYNFPAGMGFNITPDVVETLAAHENIVGIKDSSGDMGQLNDLCARTADMDFDVMSGWDSLALPATAAGAVGLVGVCANLFPGDAVRLLEAGRDGNGAAVRDLHHAMVRLEDAVLVKNPQITIKKGLEVLGVIDNPAPRAPQQPLDGEQAATVTAAIEDYLDETES encoded by the coding sequence ATGTCATCACTTGCCAATGGCGTCATTCCTCCGATCCCGACACCGTTCGACGATACCGACGACGTGGACTACGACGCGCTCGCGGACGTGATCGACCACGTCGAATCGGGCGGCGTGAGCGGCTTCGCCCCCGTTGGGACGACCGGCGAGCGGTCGACCCTCGCGCCCGACGAGCACCGGGACGTCATCGAGTTCGCCGTCGAGGAAGCCTCGACGAACGTCATCGCCGGCACCGGGTCGCCCTCGACCTGGGAGACCATCGAACTGACCCGCCACGCCGAGGAAGTCGGTGCCGACGGCGCGCTCGTCCTCGGTCCCTACTACTCCCGGCCCAGCGAGGACGACACCGTGGCACACTACCGGGCCGTCGCGAACGCCGTCGACCTGCCGCTGGTCATCTACAACTTCCCCGCGGGCATGGGGTTCAACATCACCCCGGACGTCGTCGAGACGCTGGCTGCCCACGAGAACATCGTCGGCATCAAGGACTCCAGTGGCGACATGGGCCAGCTAAACGACCTCTGTGCCCGGACGGCCGACATGGACTTCGACGTCATGTCTGGCTGGGACTCGCTCGCCCTCCCGGCGACGGCGGCGGGGGCCGTCGGGCTCGTCGGGGTCTGTGCCAACCTCTTCCCCGGGGACGCCGTTCGACTCCTCGAGGCCGGGAGGGACGGCAACGGGGCCGCCGTCCGGGACCTGCACCACGCGATGGTCCGCCTCGAGGACGCTGTGCTCGTCAAGAATCCACAGATCACGATCAAGAAGGGGCTGGAGGTCCTCGGTGTGATCGACAACCCCGCCCCGCGGGCCCCGCAGCAACCGCTCGACGGGGAGCAAGCGGCGACAGTCACGGCGGCCATCGAGGACTACCTCGACGAAACGGAATCGTAG
- a CDS encoding pyridoxamine 5'-phosphate oxidase family protein — MVTVTGAWTSDEAERFLQSTVVPLRLGCRRPSGDLWMLSLWYRYDDGRFECATSADADVVRFLDADAHVSFEVSTNEPPYRGVRGNGTASVTPDDEKAVLGALIERYLDDTDSPLARRLRSPERREVTITVTPDRLHTWDYTARM, encoded by the coding sequence ATGGTCACCGTCACCGGGGCGTGGACGTCGGACGAGGCCGAGCGGTTCCTCCAGTCGACCGTCGTCCCCCTCCGACTCGGCTGTCGGCGGCCGAGCGGCGACCTGTGGATGCTCTCGCTGTGGTACCGGTACGACGACGGCCGGTTCGAGTGTGCGACCTCGGCCGACGCCGACGTGGTCCGCTTCCTCGACGCCGACGCGCACGTCTCCTTCGAGGTCTCGACGAACGAGCCGCCGTACCGCGGCGTCAGGGGCAACGGCACTGCGAGCGTCACGCCGGACGACGAGAAGGCGGTGTTGGGCGCGCTCATCGAGCGATACCTGGACGACACCGACTCGCCCCTGGCCCGGCGCCTGCGCTCGCCAGAGCGTCGCGAGGTCACCATCACGGTGACGCCGGACCGCCTCCACACCTGGGACTACACCGCCAGGATGTAG
- a CDS encoding ribonuclease H produces the protein MAAYGRPSLRDLFDESPTPHIAHPPRSHHRDFYIATDGSFRPHGTGAGTDGACGGLGIVVETLDGERVVRLSVPDSAPDNNVAEYRALHLGLDVLAARAPPDARVGLLIDHDQLAENVNAEVLATHGSTYDPPHAVSVPRGTGLHWRGIQARINGFQEVRAARISGDRNPAHPLANAPDQYAHVNSEADRCVRPGMRATDEQVPPPSRAERGVSD, from the coding sequence ATGGCCGCATACGGCCGGCCGTCACTTCGGGACCTGTTCGACGAATCACCCACCCCTCACATTGCGCACCCGCCGCGCAGTCACCACCGAGACTTCTACATCGCGACCGACGGCTCCTTCCGTCCCCACGGGACTGGCGCGGGGACAGACGGCGCCTGTGGGGGCCTCGGGATCGTCGTCGAAACGCTAGACGGAGAGCGCGTCGTCCGCCTGTCCGTGCCCGACTCGGCCCCGGACAACAACGTCGCGGAGTACCGTGCGCTCCACCTCGGCCTGGACGTCCTGGCGGCGCGGGCGCCACCGGACGCCAGGGTCGGCCTGCTCATCGACCACGACCAGCTCGCCGAGAACGTCAACGCCGAGGTCCTGGCGACACACGGCTCTACCTACGACCCGCCCCACGCGGTGTCGGTGCCGCGGGGGACCGGGCTCCACTGGCGGGGCATCCAGGCCCGCATCAACGGCTTCCAGGAGGTCCGTGCCGCCCGTATCTCCGGCGACCGGAACCCCGCCCATCCGCTCGCGAACGCGCCCGACCAGTACGCCCACGTCAACAGCGAGGCCGACCGCTGCGTCCGCCCGGGGATGCGAGCGACCGACGAGCAGGTCCCACCGCCCTCCAGGGCCGAGCGCGGCGTCTCGGACTGA
- a CDS encoding NADP-dependent malic enzyme codes for MGLDEDALDYHSRDPPGKIEIATTKPTNTQRDLSLAYSPGVAAPCEEIAANPEDAFRYTAKGNLVAVVSDGSAVLGLGDIGPEASKPVMEGKGVLFKRFADIDVFDIELDADDADTMVETIKTMEPTFGGINLEDIAAPACFEVEQRLSDAMDIPVFHDDQHGTAIISGAALINAADLAGKDLADLDIVFSGAGASAIATARFYVSLGARKENITMCDSSGVITEARARSEDLNRFKEEFARDVPEGDLADAMAGADVFVGLSVGGIVDQSMIRSMASDPIVFAMANPDPEIAYEDAKRARDDTVIMATGRSDYPNQVNNVLGFPFLFRGALDVRATEINEEMKVAAAEALATLARQDVPDAVVKAYGDTPMQYGPDYIIPKPLDQRVLFEVTPAVARAAVESGAAREEIDLDSYAERLEARLGKSREMMRVVLNKAKSDPKRVVLAEGHDEKMIRAAYQLVDQGIAEPVLLGDADRIEATRRRFGLEFDPVVVDPETADVEAYADRLYELRQRKGVTRREADELVRNGNYLGSVMVEMGDADAMLTGLTHHYPSALRPPLQVIGTAEDANYAAGVYMLTFKNRVVFCADTTVNQDPTAEILAEVTRHTADLARRFNVSPRAAMLSYSNFGSVDTPGTRKPRRAVERLRDDSRVDFPVDGEMQADTAVVEDILNGTYEFSELEDPANVLVFPNLEAGNIGYKLLQRLGGAEAIGPMLVGMDKPVHVLQRGDEVKDIVNLAGVAVVDAQQE; via the coding sequence ATGGGATTAGACGAGGACGCACTCGATTACCACAGCCGGGACCCGCCCGGGAAGATAGAGATCGCGACGACGAAACCGACGAACACGCAGCGCGACCTCTCGCTGGCGTACTCGCCGGGCGTGGCCGCCCCCTGTGAGGAGATCGCGGCGAACCCCGAAGACGCGTTCAGGTACACCGCCAAGGGGAACCTCGTCGCCGTCGTCTCCGACGGCAGCGCGGTCCTCGGTCTCGGCGACATCGGCCCCGAGGCTTCGAAGCCGGTCATGGAGGGGAAGGGCGTCCTGTTCAAGCGCTTCGCCGACATCGACGTCTTCGACATCGAACTCGACGCCGACGACGCCGACACCATGGTCGAGACGATAAAGACCATGGAACCGACCTTCGGGGGCATCAACCTAGAGGACATCGCCGCGCCCGCGTGTTTCGAGGTCGAACAGCGCCTCAGCGACGCGATGGACATCCCCGTCTTCCACGACGATCAGCACGGGACGGCCATCATCTCCGGGGCCGCCCTGATAAACGCCGCCGACCTCGCGGGCAAGGACCTGGCGGACCTCGATATCGTCTTCTCCGGTGCCGGCGCGTCGGCCATCGCGACCGCCCGCTTCTACGTCTCGCTTGGCGCCCGGAAGGAGAACATCACGATGTGTGACTCCTCGGGCGTCATCACCGAGGCCCGCGCCCGTTCGGAGGACCTCAACCGCTTCAAGGAGGAGTTCGCCCGGGACGTCCCCGAGGGCGACCTCGCCGACGCGATGGCCGGCGCCGACGTGTTCGTGGGTCTGTCGGTCGGTGGCATCGTCGACCAGTCGATGATCCGGTCGATGGCCAGCGACCCGATCGTCTTCGCGATGGCCAACCCCGACCCCGAGATAGCCTACGAGGACGCCAAGCGCGCCCGCGACGACACGGTCATCATGGCGACGGGCCGCTCGGACTACCCGAACCAGGTCAACAACGTGCTCGGGTTCCCCTTCCTCTTCCGTGGCGCACTCGACGTGCGTGCGACGGAGATCAACGAGGAGATGAAAGTCGCCGCCGCGGAGGCGCTGGCGACGCTCGCCCGCCAGGACGTCCCCGACGCCGTGGTCAAGGCCTACGGCGACACGCCGATGCAGTACGGGCCGGACTACATCATCCCGAAACCGCTCGACCAGCGCGTCCTCTTCGAGGTGACGCCCGCCGTCGCCAGGGCGGCCGTCGAGTCCGGCGCGGCCCGCGAGGAGATCGACCTCGACTCCTACGCCGAGCGCCTGGAGGCCCGCCTGGGCAAGTCCCGCGAGATGATGCGGGTCGTCCTCAACAAGGCAAAGAGCGACCCCAAGCGGGTGGTGCTGGCGGAGGGCCACGACGAGAAGATGATCCGGGCCGCCTACCAGCTCGTCGACCAGGGCATCGCCGAACCCGTCCTGCTGGGCGACGCCGACCGCATCGAGGCGACGCGCCGGCGCTTCGGGCTGGAGTTCGACCCCGTCGTCGTCGACCCCGAGACGGCCGACGTCGAGGCCTACGCCGACCGCCTGTACGAGCTCCGCCAGCGCAAGGGCGTCACCCGCCGCGAGGCCGACGAGCTGGTCCGGAACGGCAACTACCTCGGCAGCGTCATGGTCGAGATGGGCGACGCCGACGCGATGTTGACCGGCCTGACCCACCACTACCCGTCGGCCCTGCGGCCGCCGCTCCAGGTCATCGGGACGGCCGAGGACGCGAACTACGCGGCGGGCGTCTACATGCTGACGTTCAAGAACCGGGTCGTCTTCTGTGCGGACACGACGGTCAACCAGGACCCGACGGCGGAGATCCTGGCCGAGGTGACCCGACACACCGCGGACCTGGCCCGCCGGTTCAACGTCTCCCCGCGGGCGGCGATGCTCTCGTACTCGAACTTCGGGAGCGTCGACACCCCCGGCACCCGGAAGCCACGGCGCGCCGTCGAGCGCCTCCGCGACGACTCGCGGGTCGACTTCCCCGTCGACGGCGAGATGCAGGCCGACACGGCCGTCGTCGAAGACATCCTGAACGGCACCTACGAGTTCTCCGAGCTCGAGGACCCGGCGAACGTCCTCGTGTTCCCGAACCTCGAGGCCGGGAACATCGGCTACAAGCTGCTGCAGCGACTCGGCGGCGCCGAGGCCATCGGTCCGATGCTCGTCGGGATGGACAAACCGGTCCACGTCCTCCAGCGCGGCGACGAGGTCAAGGACATCGTCAACCTCGCCGGCGTGGCCGTCGTGGACGCCCAGCAGGAGTGA
- a CDS encoding COX15/CtaA family protein has protein sequence MYLQSRGPAMTVRFRRLLAATTGLTFALILLGVYTGAVGAGLTCAGRWPFCDGWLGLFPANWMSFVEWFHRFVAMITGFMILGSAVAAWRGEYATRIRYATGVALAVLPVQVLLGANTIFNFGAVAQVLHHAAALTILTALVAGTAWAYTDVGADSGRVAADAGTTASADD, from the coding sequence ATATACCTACAGTCCCGAGGTCCAGCCATGACCGTCCGCTTTCGGCGACTGCTGGCGGCGACGACGGGGCTGACGTTCGCGCTCATCCTGCTCGGCGTGTACACGGGTGCCGTCGGGGCCGGACTGACCTGTGCGGGACGGTGGCCGTTCTGTGACGGGTGGCTCGGCCTCTTTCCCGCCAACTGGATGAGCTTCGTCGAGTGGTTCCACCGGTTCGTGGCGATGATAACCGGCTTCATGATTCTCGGGTCGGCCGTCGCGGCCTGGCGGGGCGAGTACGCGACCCGGATCAGGTACGCCACGGGCGTCGCGCTGGCCGTCCTGCCGGTCCAGGTGCTCCTCGGGGCCAACACCATCTTCAACTTCGGCGCGGTCGCACAGGTGCTCCACCACGCCGCCGCGCTGACGATCCTGACCGCTCTCGTCGCCGGGACGGCCTGGGCCTACACCGACGTCGGCGCCGACTCCGGCCGGGTGGCGGCCGACGCCGGGACCACCGCCAGCGCCGACGACTGA